One window from the genome of Acidobacteriota bacterium encodes:
- a CDS encoding CoA ester lyase, with translation MAARALFRSYLFAPGDNEKLLRKVFTAGADAVVLDLEDAVAADNKAPARQLITAALQVVAGSACKLPAIYLRINAISTQLWQDDIAIAAHPLVHGIRLSKAESLAELQAADHELAAAESRAGLAVGSLRIVPTIESAAGLLNAAELARHPRVETFSFGAADFAKDIGAEVDAQETQTLFARSQLVVVARAAGLKPPIAAVYTQLKDLAGLRASSEAQRRLGFFGRSCIHPSQLTVIHEVFTPQAAAVNEAQAIVAAFEQAQTTGAAVTTLANGQFVDAPLVERARAVLSLAEAFAEAMPDDAV, from the coding sequence ATGGCTGCGCGCGCGTTGTTTCGCTCCTATCTTTTTGCGCCGGGCGACAATGAAAAGCTCCTGCGCAAAGTTTTCACGGCGGGCGCTGACGCCGTGGTGCTCGATTTGGAAGACGCCGTGGCGGCGGATAACAAAGCGCCGGCCCGCCAATTGATCACTGCGGCCTTGCAAGTTGTTGCTGGCAGCGCCTGCAAACTGCCAGCAATCTATCTTCGCATCAATGCCATTTCAACGCAGCTTTGGCAGGACGATATTGCCATCGCCGCGCATCCGCTCGTCCACGGCATTCGCCTGAGCAAGGCGGAATCGCTCGCCGAGTTGCAGGCGGCTGATCACGAATTGGCAGCGGCGGAAAGCCGCGCGGGCTTAGCGGTCGGCAGTTTGCGCATCGTGCCGACGATTGAGAGCGCCGCCGGATTGCTGAACGCGGCTGAGCTGGCGCGCCATCCGCGCGTCGAAACGTTTTCGTTTGGCGCGGCGGATTTCGCCAAAGACATCGGCGCTGAGGTGGATGCGCAGGAAACGCAGACTTTATTCGCGCGTTCGCAACTCGTCGTGGTCGCGCGCGCGGCGGGTTTGAAACCGCCAATTGCTGCGGTTTACACCCAGCTCAAAGACCTGGCTGGTTTGCGTGCGAGTTCTGAGGCGCAACGGCGCTTGGGTTTCTTTGGACGCTCCTGCATTCATCCGTCGCAACTAACGGTCATTCATGAAGTCTTTACACCACAAGCCGCCGCCGTGAACGAGGCGCAGGCCATCGTGGCGGCGTTTGAACAAGCGCAAACCACCGGGGCCGCCGTGACGACGCTGGCGAACGGCCAATTCGTAGACGCGCCGCTGGTCGAACGCGCGCGCGCTGTTCTTTCATTGGCCGAGGCGTTTGCCGAAGCTATGCCTGACGATGCCGTCTAG